From a single Porites lutea chromosome 10, jaPorLute2.1, whole genome shotgun sequence genomic region:
- the LOC140950263 gene encoding splicing regulator RBM11-like — MASFIERDERCIFVGNIDARVTEEILWELFLQAGPLEAVHIPKDKETGRQKAYGFVSFSDEVSTPYAISLMDGIPLYGKAIKVNHALQNSNSNSPGNQSPSSYGYNFPDDAQLRRPLFDNQSGQFSPQPMSGTPPPFLRNGLHGNFHRAHPSPMGPWDATSPWQQGQNFQGRISPRSGHSPSPQFPPLLMNNRQSRHLDLARRRR, encoded by the exons ATGGCTTCTTTCATCGAACGTGACGAGCGCTGTATATTTGTGGGAAACATCGATGCTCGCGTGACAGAGGAAATCTTGTGGGAACTCTTTTTACAG GCTGGCCCTCTGGAAGCTGTTCACATTCCAAAAGACAAAGAAACAGGTCGACAGAAAGCCTATGGTTTTGTGAGCTTTTCAGATGAAGTCTCTACGCCTTATGCAATCAGTCTCATGGATGGTATCCCATTGTATGGCAAAGCAATAAAAGTCAATCATGCATTACAGAACTCAAATTCAAATTCACCAGGTAATCAAAGCCCATCAAGTTATGGCTATAACTTCCCTGATGATGCACAGCTCAGACGACCTCTCTTTGATAATCAAAGTGGACAATTTAGCCCACAGCCTATGTCTGGGACTCCACCACCATTTTTAAGAAATGGTCTCCATGGCAACTTTCATCGTGCACATCCCTCCCCAATGGGTCCATGGGATGCTACATCACCATGGCAACAAGGACAAAATTTTCAAGGAAGGATTAGCCCACGATCAGGTCATTCACCTAGTCCTCAATTTCCCCCACTTCTGATGAACAACAGACAATCCAGACATTTGGACTTAGCCAGAAGACGGCGATGA